In a genomic window of Labeo rohita strain BAU-BD-2019 chromosome 20, IGBB_LRoh.1.0, whole genome shotgun sequence:
- the trmt6 gene encoding tRNA (adenine(58)-N(1))-methyltransferase non-catalytic subunit TRM6 → MAECVNDSDAESRISYGDYVVLKRGDVFKSVQIENKKKVIFEKQWFFLDKAVGQLYGTMFEIEAGGSLKLKAAKRTGDSLDSKEAGQDNRHIVDDGRSQKLTRDDIETLKEQGLKGQEIVQQLIDNSTTFKDKTEFAQEKYIKKKKKKYESDITILKPSTRLLAMMYHGREPGKICHLRYDTLAQILTLGNIHAGSKIIVFETCAGLVLGSVMERMGGYGSVIQMYPSGGPTRAGMESFGFPSHFHETLHEFPLCKVNALLAGTLDLSEKDADSQANGSGNGRTESSQETSGVSEEKNSEPQSMEVSVDPQEEMRRAERERLREQRAQEKKVKMEEKRKKLASAAALLEGRNADGLVIASRFHPCPVLLGLLKFVAPSRPFVVYCQYREPLIECYTKLREQGGAISLRLTDSWLRHYQVLPNRTHPVLLMSGGGGYLLSGTTVASDAAKARHQHKSEEPVAKRLKLDEISSSCDSSA, encoded by the exons ATGGCGGAGTGTGTGAATGACAGTGATGCTGAGAGCAGAATCAGTTATGGAGACTATGTTGTGCTAAAGAGAGGAGATGTCTTCAAATCAGTGCAGATCGAAAATAAAAA GAAAGTGATCTTTGAGAAGCAGTGGTTCTTCTTGGACAAAGCAGTCGGGCAGCTGTATGGGACCATGTTTGAAATCGAAGCCGGCGGTTCACTCAAACTCAAGGCAGCAAAACGCACAGGAGACTCTTTGG ATTCTAAGGAAGCAGGCCAGGATAACAGACATATAGTGGATGATGGCAGATCTCAGAAACTGACCAGAGATGATATTGAAACACTGAAAGAGCAAGGGTTAAAGGGCCAG GAGATTGTTCAGCAGCTCATAGACAATAGTACAACATTCAAggacaaaactgaatttgctCAAGAGAAATACatcaagaagaaaaagaagaa ATACGAGAGTGACATAACAATCCTGAAACCCTCCACTCGACTCCTTGCCATGATGTACCACGGCAGAGAACCAGGGAAAATATG TCACCTGCGGTATGACACATTGGCCCAGATATTGACTCTGGGTAACATCCACGCTGGCagtaaaatcattgtttttgagACTTGTGCTGGACTTGTGTTGGGTTCAGTGATGGAGAGAATGGGAG GGTATGGCTCAGTGATTCAGATGTATCCCAGTGGAGGCCCAACGAGAGCCGGCATGGAGAGCTTCGGCTTTCCATCACACTTCCATGAGACGCTGCATGAGTTCCCTTTATGTAAAGTTAACGCTCTGCTAGCAGGAACCCTGGATCTGTCAGAGAAAGATGCAGACTCTCAGGCCAATGGCAGCGGGAATGGACGTACCGAGTCCTCTCAGGAAACCTCAGGTGTGTCTGAGGAGAAGAACTCAGAACCTCAGAGCATGGAGGTCAGCGTCGACCCACAAGAAGAAATGAGGAGAGCGGAGAGAGAAAGACTGCGAGAACAGAGG GCTCAGGAGAAAAAGGTGAAGATGGAGGAGAAGAGGAAGAAGTTAGCTTCAGCTGCTGCTCTGTTAGAGGGCAGAAATGCAGATGG ATTGGTGATTGCTAGTCGTTTCCACCCCTGTCCTGTGTTATTGGGTCTGCTGAAGTTCGTAGCACCATCACGACCGTTTGTAGTCTACTGCCAGTACAGAGAG CCGCTGATTGAGTGCTACACAAAACTCAGGGAACAAGGAGGAGCAATCAGTCTCAGGTTAACAGATTCCTGGCTCAGGCATTACCAG GTGTTGCCCAACCGGACTCATCCAGTGCTGCTCATGAGTGGAGGTGGAGGGTATCTCCTGTCCGGAACCACAGTCGCTTCAGACGCTGCCAAAGCTAGGCATCAGCACAAATCGGAGGAGCCTGTTGCCAAGAGGCTGAAACTAGATGAGATTAGTTCATCGTGTGACAGCTCTGCCTAG
- the chgb gene encoding secretogranin-1, with amino-acid sequence MKFAALVCLVVFFAADGESIPVEQDSRKEDLLTQCLVHILSKTLYKSDDTPLHPECKNILTPGSGHSSVMKNEEQVDQEELKKPRGEPKVKEEELIEDLLKANKREEVDDERSQEEFPSFVKRRIKDRREEMDDERSQEEFPSFMKRRIKEKRDEFDDERSQEEFPSFMKRRIKEKRDEFDDERSQEEFPSFMKRRIKEKRDEVDDERSQEEFPSFYKRGNKHKREDPDDERSQEEFPQKRHFSVLYKRDNPDEERSQEEFPLYEYKRSRLLTSREKREEPDFDRSQEDFPSYTHKRNYVNGEEENEESEEREKRIWKPSHRYHHKKKHHKRSENEGFEEPDYDRSQEDFPSYSHKRSYGDVGHYKPNEELLNEQLNEDLKRSEESEEVDEDIAKRYWKPTHRYHHKKHHKRDSSDEDYEERPLEKRYEDSEESDEMEKRIWKPTHRYHHKKHHHKRGDSIELEDEDEPISEKTHSLNALKHHSPEEEEEEEIVHEINEKRHPLTSQEEEDELKNRHQSSAEEKQDREAALRYLTKKKNELEERLLNKGDVYEKRSPWIYRGYYHPAWYKRSNKVGESTDQHPYRNLEDLAETLRYKRGLRSQEESTEKDKGVPQQKLITPEELKELEKLASVDQQMKET; translated from the exons ATGAAGTTTGCGGCTTTGGTCTGCTTGGTTGTTTTTTTCGCTGCTG ATGGAGAGTCTATACCAGTTGAGCAGGACAGCCGAAAAGAGGATCTG CTTACCCAGTGTTTAGTTCACATCCTTTCGAAGACGCTGTATAAAAGTGATGATACTCCACTGCATCCAGAATGCAAAAACATCCTTACACCAG GATCAGGTCATTCCTCGGTTATGAAAAACGAGGAACAGGTGGATCAAGAGGAGCTTAAAAAGCCAAGAGGAGAGCCTAAAGTCAAGGAGGAGGAACTCATTGAAGATCTTCTTAAAGCTAACAAACGAGAGGAGGTGGATGATGAACGTAGCCAGGAAGAGTTCCCAAGTTTTGTTAAAAGAAGAATCAAAGACCGGCGTGAGGAAATGGACGATGAACGTAGCCAGGAAGAGTTCCCAAGTTTTATGAAAAGAAGAATTAAAGAAAAGCGGGATGAATTTGATGACGAACGTAGCCAGGAGGAGTTCCCAAGTTTTATGAAAAGAAGAATTAAAGAAAAGCGGGATGAATTTGATGACGAACGGAGCCAGGAAGAGTTTCCAAGTTTCATGAAAAGAAGAATCAAGGAAAAACGTGATGAAGTGGATGATGAACGAAGTCAGGAGGAGTTCCCAAGCTTCTATAAAAGAGGCAACAAGCATAAACGAGAAGATCCTGATGATGAGAGAAGCCAAGAGGAATTTCCCCAGAAAAGACATTTTTCCGTCCTTTACAAGCGTGATAATCCCGATGAGGAGCGCAGCCAAGAGGAATTCCCTTTATATGAATACAAAAGGAGTCGTCTTCTGACCAGCAGAGAAAAACGTGAAGAACCGGACTTTGATAGAAGCCAGGAAGATTTTCCAAGTTACACCCACAAAAGAAACTATGTCAATGGAGAAGAAGAGAATGAAGAGAGTGAGGAAAGGGAGAAGCGGATCTGGAAGCCATCACATAGATACCACCACAAGAAAAAGCACCACAAACGTAGTGAGAATGAGGGTTTTGAAGAACCAGACTATGACAGAAGTCAAGAAGACTTCCCAAGCTACAGCCACAAAAGGAGCTATGGGGATGTTGGGCACTACAAACCAAATGAAGAGTTGCTGAATGAGCAACTTAATGAGGACTTAAAGAGGTCTGAAGAATCAGAAGAGGTAGATGAGGATATTGCAAAACGATATTGGAAGCCAACCCATAGGTACCACCATAAGAAGCACCACAAACGGGACTCATCTGATGAGGATTACGAAGAAAGGCCACTGGAAAAAAGGTATGAGGACTCCGAAGAAAGTgatgaaatggaaaaaagaatCTGGAAGCCCACACACAGATATCACCACAAAAAGCATCACCACAAGCGTGGTGACTCCATAGAGCTTGAGGATGAAGATGAACCCATCTCAGAGAAGACTCACAGTCTCAATGCCCTCAAGCACCATTCACctgaagaggaagaagaagaggaaattGTCCATGAGATTAATGAAAAGAGGCATCCCTTAACCAGCCAAGAGGAGGAAGATGAGCTAAAGAATAGGCACCAGAGTTCAGCAGAAGAGAAGCAGGACAGGGAGGCTGCGTTGAGGTACCTAACAAAGAAGAAGAATGAGTTAGAGGAACGTCTACTTAACAAAGGCGACGTCTATGAGAAACGCTCCCCATGGATTTACAGAGGATACTACCATCCAGCCTGGTACAAAAGAAGCAACAAGGTGGGTGAAAGTACTGATCAGCACCCCTACCGCAACCTAGAGGACCTTGCCGAGACCCTTCGGTACAAAAGGGGACTGCGTTCTCAGGAGGAGTCAACTGAGAAGGACAAGGGTGTCCCCCAACAGAAGCTTATCACACCAGAGGAG ttaaaagAACTTGAGAAACTGGCCTCTGTGGATCAGCAGATGAAAGAAACTTAA